A genome region from Nicotiana tabacum cultivar K326 chromosome 13, ASM71507v2, whole genome shotgun sequence includes the following:
- the LOC107802176 gene encoding protein ASYMMETRIC LEAVES 2-like, which yields MSSSSSSLSSNSPCAACKFLRRKCQPECVFAPYFPPDQPQKFANVHKVFGASNVTKLLNELQPHQREDAVNSLAYEADMRLRDPVYGCVGVISLLQHQLRQLQMDLSCAKSELSKYQNLGGIAGTTTHGLLAAAAAAAATTAHHHQQFNFMAGGGRDHHHHLYHHHQFFPRDQSQQQQQHHQHMIRAFEGHGSNNFDASSLLIGQLSQFQQPRAAGGDGRRTPVDPS from the exons atgtcttcctcttcttcttcattatCGTCAAATTCGCCATGTGCAGCGTGTAAATTCCTACGTCGAAAATGCCAACCAGAGTGCGTTTTCGCGCCATACTTTCCCCCTGATCAACCTCAGAAATTCGCGAATGTGCACAAAGTGTTTGGGGCTAGTAACGTGACCAAATTGTTGAATGAATTACAACCTCACCAACGTGAAGATGCTGTAAATTCATTAGCTTATGAAGCTGATATGAGACTTAGGGATCCTGTTTATGGCTGTGTTGGTGTCATTTCACTTCTTCAACACCAACTTCGACAACTCCAAATGGACCTTAGCTGTGCTAAATCTGAGCTTTCCAAGTACCAAAATTTAGGAG GTATTGCAGGTACTACAACTCATGGACTCTTGGCAGCTGCGGCTGCTGCAGCTGCCACTACCGCCCACCACCACCAGCAATTCAACTTCATGGCTGGAGGTGGTAGGGATCATCACCATCACCTCTACCACCACCATCAGTTCTTCCCCAGAGATCAGtcgcaacaacaacaacaacaccaccAGCACATGATTCGCGCATTTGAAGGCCATGGGAGTAACAACTTTGACGCAAGTAGCCTTCTTATAGGTCAACTAAGCCAGTTCCAGCAGCCACGCGCCGCTGGCGGAGATGGCCGACGGACGCCGGTGGATCCATCTTAG